The Pseudofrankia inefficax genome window below encodes:
- a CDS encoding ABC transporter permease subunit has translation MTEFVNLVVAGLVTGALYAILASGLTLSYQTSGVFNFGQGGVAFSTAYLFFQLNTGQKLPVVVSAIICIGIFAPLLGWVLHLVLFNPLRESSIAAKMVASLGLLIALPSLGLWIVALLKDWLNLSSCSQQNPKARCVPEIEDVFRIPGLGPSPKKIHSIGNGLIIDSDQLSMLGAAVFAAVLLWYLVRHTRIGLEMRAAVSRPNLAALRGVDPDRASAVSWITSCGLAGLVGVLLAPMFGLSSFSYTTLLFISIPAVVLGRMASIPIAMLGGLLLGVVQNLVNGYVTLDITGFPTAVPFIILFGLLIYFGAERGRSAGTTLEEKPSADELGVDAARWRRRTLWSIAVVGLLAYTAWGATDFWAGLLAQGLATAIVLLSFTVVTGIGGMVSLAQAAFVLSGAFTAGILLGHGVPFVPALIAGTLVSAFVGLVVALPTRRLGGLPLALSTLALAFIGENLLFQIHSISNGSSGWPVTPPRIGGLDTSNPRWLVLLLVLLVGLGVWVVHALRSSSTGRAMLAVRSSEVGARTSGIAVDRMKLLLFVISAGIAGFGGVMLAAAHGRVTRTDFTVLLGLVWLATTVTLSIRRPAGAVLAGLVSALAPQVLEHVPASTYFMQMVFGLGAISLARDPDGGLAAGSRARREWAVRRAAKAAAARHVPVATTAPAASFDAGAADAAEPVLRVSGLKAGYGEIEVLHGLDLTIGAGQAVALLGSNGAGKTTLCSVVGGLVEARAGSVWLAGRDVTQVPARRRERDSVYLAPEGRGIFPDLTVEENLTIWLRDAAEREAAFDAFPVLKTRRGQAAGTMSGGEQQMLTLAPALVRPPKLLVADEPSLGLAPLIIEQIFAALGALQSRGTALLIAEEKTRDALAIADRVAFLTVGHITWTGPSAEVDADRLATAYLGIAPDAPGAAVSSATAPIGRRDAVATSGAPGRDGED, from the coding sequence GTGACCGAGTTCGTCAACCTGGTGGTCGCGGGGCTGGTCACCGGCGCCCTTTATGCGATCCTCGCGTCCGGCCTCACCCTGAGCTATCAGACGTCCGGGGTCTTCAACTTCGGCCAGGGCGGTGTCGCCTTCTCGACCGCCTACCTGTTCTTCCAGCTGAACACCGGCCAGAAGCTGCCGGTCGTGGTGAGCGCGATCATCTGTATCGGCATCTTCGCGCCGCTGCTCGGCTGGGTGCTGCACTTAGTGCTGTTCAACCCGCTGCGGGAGTCGTCGATCGCGGCGAAGATGGTCGCGTCGCTCGGCCTGCTCATCGCGCTCCCGTCGCTCGGGCTCTGGATCGTCGCCCTGCTCAAGGACTGGCTGAATCTTTCCAGCTGTTCGCAGCAGAACCCGAAGGCCCGGTGCGTTCCCGAGATCGAGGACGTCTTCCGGATTCCGGGCCTCGGCCCGAGCCCGAAGAAGATCCACTCGATCGGCAACGGCCTGATCATCGACAGCGACCAGCTGTCGATGCTCGGCGCGGCGGTCTTCGCGGCCGTCCTGCTGTGGTACCTGGTCCGGCACACCCGGATCGGCCTGGAGATGCGGGCCGCGGTCAGCCGGCCGAACCTCGCGGCGCTGCGCGGCGTCGACCCGGACCGCGCGTCCGCGGTCTCCTGGATCACGTCCTGCGGGCTGGCCGGCCTGGTCGGCGTGCTGCTCGCGCCGATGTTCGGCCTCAGCTCGTTCAGCTACACGACGCTGCTGTTCATCTCGATCCCCGCGGTCGTGCTCGGCCGGATGGCCTCGATCCCGATCGCGATGCTCGGCGGCCTGCTCCTCGGTGTCGTGCAGAACCTCGTCAACGGCTACGTCACCCTGGACATCACCGGGTTCCCCACGGCCGTGCCGTTCATCATCCTGTTCGGCCTGCTGATCTACTTCGGTGCCGAGCGGGGCCGCAGCGCCGGCACGACGCTGGAGGAGAAGCCGTCCGCCGACGAGCTCGGTGTCGACGCCGCGCGGTGGCGGCGCCGGACGCTGTGGTCGATCGCCGTGGTCGGCCTGCTCGCCTACACCGCCTGGGGGGCGACCGACTTCTGGGCCGGCCTGCTCGCCCAGGGCCTGGCGACGGCGATCGTGCTGCTGTCCTTCACCGTCGTCACCGGCATCGGTGGCATGGTGAGCCTCGCGCAGGCGGCCTTCGTGCTGTCCGGGGCCTTCACCGCCGGCATCCTGCTGGGGCACGGGGTGCCGTTCGTGCCCGCGCTGATCGCGGGCACCCTGGTCTCGGCGTTCGTCGGCCTCGTCGTCGCGCTGCCGACCCGCCGGCTCGGCGGCCTGCCGCTGGCGCTCTCGACGCTCGCGCTCGCGTTCATCGGCGAGAACCTGCTGTTCCAGATCCACAGCATCTCCAACGGCTCCAGCGGCTGGCCGGTGACCCCGCCGAGGATCGGCGGCCTCGACACGTCCAACCCACGCTGGCTCGTGCTGCTGCTGGTGCTTCTGGTCGGCCTCGGGGTCTGGGTCGTGCACGCGCTGCGCTCCTCCAGCACGGGCCGGGCGATGCTGGCCGTCCGTTCCTCCGAGGTGGGTGCCCGTACCAGCGGCATCGCCGTCGACCGGATGAAGCTGCTGCTGTTCGTCATCTCGGCGGGCATCGCGGGATTCGGCGGCGTGATGCTGGCCGCGGCCCACGGCAGGGTGACCCGGACCGACTTCACCGTGCTGCTCGGGCTGGTCTGGCTGGCGACGACGGTGACCCTGTCGATCCGCCGACCTGCCGGCGCGGTGCTGGCCGGACTCGTCTCGGCGCTCGCCCCGCAGGTGCTGGAGCATGTCCCGGCGTCCACCTACTTCATGCAGATGGTGTTCGGCCTCGGCGCGATCTCACTGGCCCGTGACCCGGACGGCGGCCTCGCCGCCGGTTCCCGGGCCCGGCGCGAGTGGGCCGTCCGCCGGGCCGCGAAGGCGGCCGCGGCGAGGCACGTCCCGGTCGCGACGACCGCCCCGGCCGCCTCGTTCGACGCGGGCGCCGCCGACGCCGCCGAGCCGGTGCTGCGGGTCTCCGGCCTGAAGGCCGGCTACGGCGAGATCGAGGTGCTGCACGGGCTCGACCTGACCATCGGTGCCGGCCAGGCGGTCGCGCTGCTGGGCAGCAACGGCGCGGGCAAGACGACGCTGTGCTCGGTCGTCGGCGGCCTGGTCGAGGCGCGTGCCGGCTCGGTCTGGCTCGCCGGCCGCGACGTCACGCAGGTGCCGGCGCGCCGGCGCGAGCGGGACAGCGTCTATCTGGCGCCCGAGGGGCGGGGTATCTTCCCCGACCTGACCGTCGAGGAGAACCTCACGATCTGGCTGCGGGACGCGGCAGAGCGGGAGGCCGCCTTCGACGCCTTCCCGGTGCTCAAGACCCGCCGCGGCCAGGCCGCCGGCACCATGTCCGGCGGCGAGCAGCAGATGCTCACCCTGGCGCCGGCGCTGGTCCGCCCGCCGAAGCTGCTGGTGGCCGACGAGCCGTCGCTCGGCCTGGCGCCGCTCATCATCGAGCAGATCTTCGCGGCACTGGGCGCGCTGCAGAGCCGGGGCACCGCACTGCTCATCGCCGAGGAGAAGACCCGCGACGCGCTCGCGATCGCCGACCGGGTCGCCTTCCTCACCGTCGGCCACATCACCTGGACCGGGCCGTCGGCCGAGGTCGACGCCGACCGGCTGGCGACCGCC
- a CDS encoding ABC transporter ATP-binding protein, protein MPSGVSKPAPAATTPAATGDRPLLRLTGISKRFGGVQALTDVSLDVTAGTVRGLIGPNGAGKTTLFDVISGITPATTGRVEFAGQDVTRQGSTGRARLGMRRTFQRAQVFSWLSVEDNVLAALEWHGGGGGVLADLVAWPKRRSLEKARRERVDEVLEWCGLADSRRVAAGSLPLGLQRLVELARAIVDEPRLLLLDEPTSGLDHGESDRFGELIQSLRGRGAAVLLVEHDAGFVMRMCDRIAVLNLGSVLAEGTPAEIQADEAVRDAYLG, encoded by the coding sequence ATGCCGTCTGGCGTCTCGAAGCCAGCACCGGCCGCGACCACGCCGGCGGCGACCGGTGACCGGCCCCTGCTGCGGCTGACCGGCATCAGCAAGCGCTTCGGTGGCGTCCAGGCGCTCACCGACGTCTCACTGGACGTCACCGCCGGGACCGTGCGCGGTCTGATCGGTCCGAACGGCGCCGGGAAGACGACGCTGTTCGACGTCATCTCCGGCATCACCCCGGCGACGACCGGCCGGGTCGAGTTCGCCGGCCAGGACGTCACCCGGCAGGGCTCGACCGGCCGCGCTCGCCTCGGCATGCGCCGCACCTTCCAGCGCGCCCAGGTCTTCAGCTGGCTGTCGGTGGAGGACAACGTGCTGGCCGCGCTGGAGTGGCACGGCGGCGGGGGTGGTGTGCTCGCCGACCTGGTCGCCTGGCCGAAGCGTCGCTCGCTGGAGAAGGCCCGCCGCGAGCGGGTCGACGAGGTGCTCGAGTGGTGCGGCCTGGCCGACAGCCGCCGGGTGGCCGCCGGCTCGCTGCCGCTCGGCCTCCAGCGGCTGGTCGAGCTCGCCCGGGCGATCGTCGACGAGCCCCGGCTACTGCTGCTGGACGAGCCGACCTCCGGGCTCGACCACGGCGAGTCCGACCGGTTCGGGGAGCTGATCCAGTCGCTGCGCGGCAGAGGCGCCGCGGTGCTCCTGGTCGAGCACGACGCGGGGTTCGTCATGCGGATGTGTGACCGGATCGCCGTACTCAACCTCGGTTCCGTGCTCGCGGAGGGCACGCCGGCCGAGATCCAGGCCGACGAGGCCGTCCGCGACGCCTATCTCGGCTGA
- a CDS encoding thiolase C-terminal domain-containing protein — protein sequence MPGEVAVVGAALSDCGRVDTATPFALHYQAAARALADAGLSHADVDGFGSTGLGVLQPVELAEYLGLRPTWVDSTAVGGSTWEVMVEHAVDAIRAGTAKTVLLVYGSTARADLKKRLRTANLSLSTRGPSQFEAPWGHTLIAKYAMTARRHMHEFGTTIEQFANISVDTRYNAGLNPDAMYRDPITVDDVLSAPMVATPFTKLHCCIRSDGGGAVVLTAADRAADLGRPVVRVLGTGTASNVTTMSEWTDFTVSPAAVSGKLAFERAGLTPADVDVCQFYDSFTSTVLLTFEALGFCGRGEGGAYLEGGTMRVGGRMPTNTDGGGLSSCHPGMRGIFLLVEAVKQLRGEATGRQVPHARVACVNGTGGWFSSTSTVLLGVD from the coding sequence ATGCCGGGCGAGGTGGCTGTCGTCGGGGCGGCGCTGTCGGACTGCGGGCGGGTCGACACGGCCACGCCGTTCGCGCTGCACTACCAGGCGGCGGCGCGCGCGCTGGCCGACGCGGGCCTCAGCCACGCCGACGTCGACGGCTTCGGCTCGACCGGGCTGGGCGTACTGCAGCCGGTCGAGCTCGCCGAGTACCTCGGGCTGCGGCCGACCTGGGTCGACTCGACCGCCGTCGGCGGGTCGACCTGGGAGGTCATGGTCGAGCACGCCGTCGACGCGATCAGGGCCGGCACCGCGAAGACCGTCCTGCTGGTCTACGGCTCGACGGCCCGCGCCGACCTCAAGAAGCGGCTGCGCACGGCGAACCTGTCGCTGTCGACCCGCGGCCCGAGCCAGTTCGAGGCGCCGTGGGGCCACACCCTGATCGCCAAGTACGCGATGACGGCGCGACGGCACATGCACGAGTTCGGCACGACGATCGAACAGTTCGCGAACATCTCCGTGGACACCAGGTACAACGCCGGGCTGAACCCCGACGCGATGTACCGGGATCCGATAACCGTGGACGACGTGCTGTCGGCGCCGATGGTGGCGACACCGTTCACCAAGCTGCACTGCTGCATTCGCAGCGACGGCGGCGGGGCCGTCGTGCTGACGGCCGCCGACCGGGCCGCCGACCTGGGGCGCCCGGTCGTGCGGGTGCTCGGCACCGGCACCGCCAGCAACGTCACGACTATGTCGGAGTGGACCGACTTCACGGTCTCGCCGGCGGCCGTGTCCGGGAAGCTCGCGTTCGAGCGGGCCGGCCTCACCCCGGCGGACGTGGACGTCTGCCAGTTCTACGACTCGTTCACCTCGACCGTCCTGCTCACCTTCGAGGCGCTCGGCTTCTGCGGCCGAGGTGAGGGCGGGGCCTACCTCGAGGGCGGGACCATGCGCGTCGGTGGCCGAATGCCGACGAACACCGACGGCGGCGGGCTTTCGTCGTGCCATCCGGGCATGCGCGGCATCTTCCTCCTGGTGGAGGCCGTGAAGCAGCTGCGCGGCGAGGCCACCGGCCGGCAGGTGCCGCATGCGCGGGTGGCGTGCGTGAACGGCACCGGCGGCTGGTTCTCCTCGACCTCGACGGTGCTGCTCGGCGTCGACTAG
- a CDS encoding MaoC family dehydratase, with protein MGSVTASDNDASEKGVYFEDLEVGGKAPVRTLRLTRTDLVRYAGASRDFNPMHHDDERARAAGMKSVFGHGMFSAGLLATALTDLVGIGNLRGYKVRFTTQAWPDDVLSTDITVTGRDETTGLVELDCQVLNGDGATVVAGSAVASPARRPASTPAADTPSARPALGPEKDRSQA; from the coding sequence ATGGGATCGGTCACCGCCTCGGACAACGACGCTTCGGAAAAGGGCGTCTACTTCGAGGACCTTGAGGTCGGCGGCAAGGCACCGGTACGCACGCTGCGGCTCACCCGCACGGACCTGGTCCGGTACGCGGGCGCGTCCCGCGACTTCAACCCGATGCACCACGACGACGAGCGGGCTCGCGCGGCCGGGATGAAGAGCGTCTTCGGCCACGGCATGTTCAGCGCGGGCCTGCTCGCGACGGCGCTGACCGACCTCGTCGGCATCGGCAACCTGCGCGGCTACAAGGTCCGTTTCACCACCCAGGCGTGGCCGGACGACGTCCTGTCGACCGACATCACGGTCACCGGCCGGGACGAGACGACCGGCCTGGTCGAGCTGGACTGCCAGGTCCTCAATGGGGACGGGGCCACCGTCGTCGCCGGGTCCGCCGTGGCGTCCCCCGCCCGCAGGCCAGCCAGCACGCCAGCGGCGGACACGCCGTCGGCGAGGCCCGCACTCGGCCCTGAGAAAGACAGGAGTCAGGCATGA
- a CDS encoding Zn-ribbon domain-containing OB-fold protein, translated as MSGPRFDLPTIEEETAPWWEAARKGELLIRRCGDCGKAHLYPRPFCPACWSENVTWERAAGTGTLYTWSEVRSNDLPPFKSRVPYLAAIVDLDEGPRLETTIVDAAEADLTIGMRVTVDFQHDDEADLTIPVFRIPG; from the coding sequence ATGAGCGGTCCGCGGTTCGACCTGCCGACGATCGAGGAGGAGACCGCTCCCTGGTGGGAGGCCGCCCGCAAGGGCGAGCTGCTGATCCGCCGCTGCGGTGACTGCGGGAAGGCGCACCTCTACCCGCGGCCGTTCTGCCCCGCCTGCTGGAGCGAGAACGTCACCTGGGAGCGGGCCGCCGGCACTGGCACCCTCTACACCTGGTCCGAGGTCCGCTCGAACGACCTGCCTCCGTTCAAGAGCCGGGTCCCGTACCTCGCGGCGATCGTGGACCTCGACGAGGGCCCCCGCCTGGAGACCACGATCGTCGACGCGGCCGAGGCAGACCTCACCATCGGCATGCGGGTGACGGTCGACTTCCAGCACGACGACGAGGCAGACCTGACCATCCCCGTCTTCCGCATCCCTGGCTGA
- a CDS encoding FAS1-like dehydratase domain-containing protein has protein sequence MTVTDLIGTELPAATVVVERGAVAAFAAAVTDTSPVYRRADAAAAAGFDAIPAPPTFTFAARLIGAFEDLQPEQPAGALDVAEVIAELRKDGGLILHAEQEFTYHRPVLAGSTVHVNGRVEDVRVTTNSRGKQLTFVSIRTDTRDEAGELLVTEVMTLLHRA, from the coding sequence GTGACCGTCACCGACCTGATCGGCACCGAGCTGCCCGCGGCGACCGTCGTCGTGGAGCGCGGCGCCGTCGCCGCCTTCGCCGCGGCCGTCACCGACACCTCGCCGGTCTACCGCCGCGCGGACGCCGCCGCCGCGGCGGGCTTCGACGCCATCCCCGCGCCGCCGACGTTCACCTTCGCCGCCCGGCTGATCGGCGCGTTCGAGGACCTCCAGCCCGAGCAGCCCGCTGGAGCCCTCGATGTCGCCGAGGTCATCGCCGAGCTGCGCAAGGACGGCGGGCTGATCCTGCACGCCGAGCAGGAGTTCACCTACCACCGCCCGGTGCTGGCCGGCTCGACCGTCCACGTCAACGGGCGGGTCGAGGACGTCCGGGTCACCACCAACAGCCGGGGCAAGCAGCTGACCTTCGTCAGCATCCGGACCGACACCCGTGACGAGGCTGGCGAGCTCCTCGTCACCGAGGTCATGACCCTCCTGCACCGCGCCTAG
- a CDS encoding TetR/AcrR family transcriptional regulator, producing the protein MASATSARSPGRPRAGVHAAVFAATLSTVHELGYAQATVERIAAAAGVAKTTIYRRWPSKGELIVDCLLDAFGPAPLEGGGKAEIMSSAIHWVAAKIGEPGVGDAFAGVFSDAVSDPALREILSARLQDPYRLALQDALGEPEHRVLFFVDVVVGTLLHRMGMTGEPMVDADVAALSEMVLAVLG; encoded by the coding sequence ATGGCATCGGCGACTTCCGCCAGATCACCCGGCCGCCCGCGCGCCGGCGTCCACGCCGCGGTGTTCGCCGCCACGCTGAGCACGGTCCACGAACTCGGCTACGCGCAGGCCACTGTCGAGCGCATCGCCGCGGCGGCAGGCGTCGCCAAGACGACGATCTACCGGCGCTGGCCGTCCAAGGGCGAGCTGATCGTGGACTGCCTGCTGGACGCGTTCGGCCCGGCGCCACTGGAGGGCGGCGGCAAGGCCGAGATCATGTCCTCGGCCATCCACTGGGTCGCGGCGAAGATCGGCGAACCCGGGGTCGGCGACGCGTTCGCCGGTGTGTTCAGCGACGCGGTCAGCGATCCGGCTCTGCGCGAGATCCTGTCCGCGCGGCTGCAGGACCCCTATCGGCTCGCGCTCCAGGACGCACTCGGCGAACCGGAGCACCGGGTCCTGTTCTTCGTCGACGTGGTGGTCGGAACCCTGCTCCACCGGATGGGCATGACCGGCGAGCCGATGGTCGACGCCGACGTCGCCGCGCTGTCCGAGATGGTCCTCGCCGTGCTCGGCTGA
- a CDS encoding class I SAM-dependent methyltransferase has protein sequence MTDGKTDGRIDGAALDGVAATCLWTLRNRAEESMHPGSAFDDPLAERLYRGIDYDFERFGKPSQSHPLRALALDSAIRGYLERHPAATVVALGEGLQTTYWRLGRPGLDWLSVDLPPVIDLRRRLLPQEPGLTAMPTSALDRAWMDVPDPGRGVFISAEGLFMYLERDSVMSLIAECAARFPGGRLFFDSIPAAFSSRTMKGYRMSDRYTAPPMPFSLSVSEAARLPTQIPGVATAEDLQPPPGRKAWRSRTLRKVANLPGPRDLRPSITLLSFATAPGQ, from the coding sequence ATGACCGATGGCAAGACCGACGGCAGGATCGACGGCGCGGCCCTGGATGGGGTGGCTGCCACGTGCCTGTGGACGCTGCGCAACCGCGCCGAGGAGTCGATGCATCCGGGCTCGGCGTTCGACGACCCGCTGGCGGAGCGCCTGTACCGCGGGATCGACTACGACTTCGAGCGGTTCGGCAAGCCCAGCCAGAGCCATCCGCTGCGCGCCCTCGCCCTGGACAGCGCCATCCGCGGCTACCTGGAGCGGCATCCCGCCGCCACGGTGGTCGCCCTCGGGGAGGGTCTGCAGACCACCTACTGGCGCCTGGGACGACCCGGTCTCGACTGGCTGTCCGTCGACCTGCCGCCTGTCATCGACCTGCGCCGACGCCTGCTCCCCCAGGAGCCAGGCCTGACCGCGATGCCGACCTCGGCGCTGGACCGCGCCTGGATGGACGTCCCCGACCCGGGCCGTGGCGTGTTCATCTCCGCCGAGGGCCTGTTCATGTACCTCGAACGCGACTCGGTGATGTCCCTGATCGCCGAGTGCGCCGCGCGTTTCCCCGGCGGGCGGCTGTTCTTCGACTCGATACCCGCCGCGTTCAGTAGTCGGACGATGAAGGGCTACCGCATGTCAGACCGCTACACCGCGCCGCCCATGCCGTTCAGCCTGTCGGTCTCCGAGGCCGCCCGCCTGCCCACCCAGATCCCTGGCGTGGCCACGGCCGAGGACCTCCAGCCGCCGCCCGGCCGCAAGGCCTGGCGGTCACGGACGCTCCGGAAGGTCGCGAACCTGCCAGGACCACGCGATCTTCGCCCTTCGATCACTCTGTTGAGCTTCGCCACCGCCCCCGGGCAGTAG
- a CDS encoding CaiB/BaiF CoA transferase family protein, translated as MTTSASTTESAPSAEPVEPKAGPGALPLAGLLVVGFEQAVAAPLATRHLADFGARVIKVENPNGGDMARSYDGAWHDEIGAHFAWLNRGKESFAVNLRDERGAAALEELLAKADVVVQNLAPGAAARRGLAAEQLVERFPRIIAVDISGYGDGGPLSHKRAYDLLVQSESGSCAITGHEGHPAKAGIPLADIGGGMYTLTSVLAALHARTATGRGAAIQVSLFDAAVEWMGYALNFTMGSGLVQEPNGVSSPAVSPYGNYRTKDGQVLVLGTTNNGEWQRLAREILGSADLAEDKRFTENDDRVRRRAELDVHLAAWARSVTLADARDQLDKAGIGNARLNTVPDVVDHPHLAARDRWREVATPAGPIRAVLPPPVNKDWTFPMGDIPALGAHTTSILTELGRTPDDLAALHADGVI; from the coding sequence GTGACGACTTCCGCCTCGACGACCGAGTCCGCCCCTTCCGCCGAGCCCGTCGAGCCCAAGGCCGGCCCTGGCGCGCTGCCGCTGGCCGGGCTGCTCGTCGTCGGCTTCGAGCAGGCCGTCGCGGCTCCGCTGGCGACCCGGCACCTGGCCGACTTCGGTGCCCGCGTCATCAAGGTGGAGAACCCCAACGGCGGCGACATGGCGCGCTCCTACGACGGAGCCTGGCATGACGAGATCGGCGCGCACTTCGCCTGGCTGAACCGGGGCAAGGAGTCGTTCGCCGTCAACCTGCGCGACGAGCGCGGCGCCGCGGCGCTGGAGGAGCTGCTCGCGAAGGCGGACGTCGTCGTCCAGAACCTGGCGCCCGGTGCCGCCGCCCGCCGGGGCCTGGCCGCCGAGCAGCTCGTCGAGCGCTTCCCGCGGATCATCGCCGTCGACATCTCGGGCTACGGCGACGGCGGGCCGCTCTCGCACAAGCGGGCGTACGACCTGCTGGTCCAGTCCGAGTCCGGCTCGTGCGCGATCACCGGCCACGAGGGCCACCCCGCGAAGGCCGGCATCCCGCTCGCCGACATCGGCGGCGGCATGTACACGCTCACGTCGGTGCTCGCCGCACTGCACGCCCGCACCGCGACCGGCCGGGGCGCCGCGATCCAGGTGAGCCTGTTCGACGCGGCCGTCGAATGGATGGGCTACGCGCTGAACTTCACCATGGGCTCGGGCCTGGTCCAGGAGCCGAACGGCGTCAGCTCCCCCGCGGTCTCGCCCTACGGCAACTACCGCACCAAGGACGGCCAGGTGCTGGTGCTCGGCACGACGAACAACGGCGAATGGCAACGGCTGGCCCGCGAGATCCTCGGCAGCGCGGACCTCGCCGAGGACAAGCGGTTCACCGAGAACGACGACCGGGTCCGCCGCCGCGCCGAGCTCGACGTGCACCTCGCCGCCTGGGCGCGCAGCGTGACGCTCGCGGACGCCCGGGACCAGCTCGACAAGGCCGGCATCGGCAACGCCCGCCTGAACACCGTGCCGGACGTCGTCGACCACCCGCACCTGGCCGCCCGGGACCGCTGGCGCGAGGTCGCGACCCCCGCGGGCCCGATCCGGGCTGTCCTCCCGCCGCCGGTCAACAAGGACTGGACCTTCCCGATGGGCGACATCCCCGCCCTCGGCGCCCACACCACGTCGATCCTCACCGAGCTCGGCCGCACCCCCGACGACCTGGCCGCCCTCCACGCCGACGGCGTCATCTGA
- a CDS encoding ABC transporter substrate-binding protein, with product MPHLGISAGPRAVPDAAARPGRLPKRALGLTALATLTVTLALAACGGSTASSGTSPAATSAGAAADQLLGPVNQAKGTPVKIGMISDGKGAVTDLSFESAVADVTVKYLNDRKGGLAGHPIELVKCDTLADPAKGTDCANRMVEDNVAAVVVGSTAVSEGMWPPLHQAHIPVLFGGANSASIMTDKDSSFVLADALFGLVTLPIQLAKEHKVDTVSAVAIDVPAVMSIYQTIAPAAFKAAGIKLDVVAVPPGTADMTPQMQRIAAAGPRVVQVIGSDSFCIAALNGLHTVGFTGPVTAIAQCITDATRKAVPGSVLKGVTVTATAPIGTDNPSTRLFAAVVNTYGKDSKIEINRQGSLSMFTVVAALQSATTGLTGDVTPASITTAIKSMPEQPLPGADPMKFQCGGKANPATPAVCVKGGLVTDLDRKGEPTTYRAVGG from the coding sequence ATGCCTCACCTGGGGATCTCAGCAGGCCCGCGGGCCGTGCCGGACGCCGCGGCGCGCCCGGGCCGGTTACCGAAGCGCGCCCTCGGCTTGACCGCCTTAGCCACCCTGACCGTCACCCTGGCGCTGGCCGCCTGCGGCGGAAGCACCGCGAGCTCCGGGACGTCGCCCGCGGCGACCAGTGCCGGCGCCGCCGCCGACCAGCTGCTCGGCCCGGTCAACCAGGCCAAGGGCACGCCCGTCAAGATCGGCATGATCTCGGACGGGAAGGGTGCCGTCACGGACCTGTCCTTCGAGAGCGCCGTGGCCGACGTGACCGTCAAGTACCTCAACGACCGCAAGGGCGGCCTCGCCGGCCACCCGATCGAGCTGGTCAAGTGCGACACCCTCGCCGACCCGGCCAAGGGCACCGACTGCGCGAACCGCATGGTCGAGGACAACGTGGCCGCGGTCGTCGTCGGCTCCACGGCCGTCAGCGAGGGCATGTGGCCGCCACTGCACCAGGCGCATATCCCGGTGCTGTTCGGCGGCGCCAACTCGGCGTCGATCATGACCGACAAGGACTCGTCGTTCGTCCTCGCGGACGCGCTGTTCGGCCTGGTCACCCTGCCGATCCAGCTGGCCAAGGAACACAAGGTCGACACGGTCTCGGCCGTCGCCATCGACGTGCCGGCCGTCATGAGCATCTACCAGACCATCGCGCCGGCCGCGTTCAAGGCGGCGGGTATCAAGCTCGACGTCGTGGCCGTCCCGCCGGGCACCGCCGACATGACGCCGCAGATGCAGCGGATCGCCGCCGCCGGCCCGCGGGTCGTGCAGGTGATCGGTAGCGACTCGTTCTGCATCGCGGCCCTCAACGGCCTGCACACGGTCGGGTTCACCGGGCCGGTCACGGCCATCGCGCAGTGCATCACCGACGCCACCCGCAAGGCGGTGCCCGGCTCCGTGCTCAAGGGCGTCACCGTGACCGCGACCGCGCCGATCGGGACCGACAACCCGTCCACCCGGCTGTTCGCCGCGGTCGTGAACACATACGGCAAGGACTCGAAAATCGAGATCAACCGGCAGGGCTCGCTGAGCATGTTCACCGTTGTCGCCGCCCTGCAGTCCGCGACCACGGGCCTCACGGGTGACGTCACGCCGGCCTCGATCACCACGGCCATCAAGTCGATGCCCGAGCAGCCGCTGCCGGGCGCCGACCCGATGAAGTTCCAGTGCGGCGGCAAGGCCAATCCGGCGACCCCCGCGGTCTGCGTGAAGGGCGGCCTCGTCACCGACCTCGACCGCAAGGGCGAGCCCACCACCTACCGCGCCGTCGGCGGCTGA